Proteins encoded together in one Oscillatoria salina IIICB1 window:
- a CDS encoding DNA-processing protein DprA — translation MLQPDTQVILLLCASFGQNRQTEPQPLTLSEYNSVAGWLRENHLTPKNLLDPTCSQKLKETTIGKLDSERIIALLNRSFMLSLAVEKWTNQGLWILARSDRHYPKCLKQKLKHSAPAILYGVGKIELLSQGGLAIVGSRDVDAEGLSYTTNVVQTCVAEGIQVVSGGARGVDQAAMLAALEAGGTTVGVLADSLSKAAVSSKFRSSIQEDKLTLISPYDPDAGFSVGNAMGRNKYIYALANYALVISSLVEKGGTWAGATEALKKIKNTPVFVRMQGDVPAGNYQLIKNQAKPFPDFPWNQPLKEVLQVAVAEIEAEENISQSVRKATVEPTQVASNITSNPNFQITPQKSRPQNIYEAVLPFILEKLEQPLDDKTLADSLDVQVGQMRIWLKQAVAEGKVIKHNKPVTYELNRHQDLLPL, via the coding sequence ATGTTACAACCTGATACTCAAGTTATTCTCCTTCTCTGTGCTAGTTTTGGTCAAAACCGCCAAACTGAACCACAACCTTTGACATTGAGCGAGTATAATTCTGTTGCTGGTTGGCTACGAGAAAATCACCTGACTCCTAAAAATTTACTCGATCCAACTTGTAGTCAAAAACTCAAGGAAACTACTATTGGAAAACTTGATTCGGAGCGAATAATTGCGTTATTAAATCGCAGTTTCATGTTGAGTTTAGCAGTTGAGAAGTGGACAAATCAGGGATTATGGATCTTAGCACGTAGCGATCGCCATTATCCCAAATGTCTCAAACAGAAATTAAAACATTCTGCTCCAGCAATTCTCTATGGTGTTGGTAAGATTGAGCTACTTTCTCAAGGAGGATTAGCAATTGTCGGTTCGCGAGATGTGGATGCAGAGGGACTTTCCTATACGACAAATGTTGTCCAGACTTGCGTTGCTGAAGGCATACAGGTGGTTTCTGGGGGAGCGCGAGGGGTAGACCAAGCGGCGATGCTAGCAGCCTTAGAAGCCGGAGGAACGACAGTTGGTGTGCTAGCAGATAGCTTGAGTAAAGCGGCGGTTTCGAGTAAGTTTCGTTCGAGTATTCAAGAAGATAAATTAACTTTAATTTCTCCCTACGATCCTGATGCTGGTTTCAGTGTTGGTAACGCAATGGGACGCAATAAATATATTTATGCTTTAGCTAATTATGCTTTAGTTATTAGTTCTTTGGTAGAAAAAGGTGGTACTTGGGCTGGTGCAACAGAAGCGCTGAAAAAGATTAAAAATACTCCGGTTTTTGTGCGAATGCAAGGAGATGTACCAGCAGGAAATTATCAACTGATTAAGAATCAAGCAAAACCTTTTCCTGACTTTCCTTGGAATCAACCTTTGAAGGAAGTTTTGCAAGTTGCTGTTGCTGAGATTGAGGCTGAAGAAAATATTAGTCAGTCAGTCAGAAAAGCGACAGTTGAACCAACTCAAGTTGCAAGTAATATTACTTCTAATCCTAATTTTCAAATCACTCCCCAAAAATCTCGTCCTCAAAATATTTATGAAGCAGTTTTACCTTTTATTCTTGAGAAACTAGAGCAACCTTTAGATGATAAAACTCTGGCTGATTCTTTAGATGTACAGGTTGGACAAATGCGAATTTGGTTGAAGCAAGCTGTGGCTGAAGGTAAGGTTATTAAACATAATAAACCTGTCACTTATGAGCTTAATCGTCATCAAGATTTATTGCCTTTATAG
- a CDS encoding ankyrin repeat domain-containing protein — MASQDVLLLNAVRSGNLHEVKNQLIRGANPDAVDSTETTALMYAAQAGYTEIARSLLASGAKVNYQSQRYQLTALMVAAAANNFDLVEVLLAAGADVNAKNDDGSTALMIAAYKGYLQVVEILLAGGADVNIQDRDEDTALNLAVQANKVEIVRVLLSAGADPHAGIGSLAIAVGESYLKCLEVLLAGGANINSTDPDSQTPLMQAAVLGNLTIVKKLIFAGADVNAQDRDGETALSLAADRGHLDVMEALIDAGAKLYSTALIAAAATAQVEIVNFLLQKGTNVNSQDEDGDTALHIATVEGHLEVVEALLNAGADVNVRNKIKDTPLWVAALQGNRAIVKTLVLHGADVNVGDGGETPLTLAFATGDLELVKILLAAGADVNIPQFDGKTLLMKAADRGNLEVMEMLLDAGADVNLKDNAGATALMWASHRGYIKAVELLLKRKEVDLNSKNKGGYSAIAIAEFNKYPQVVRLLKQAGAEE, encoded by the coding sequence GTGGCTAGTCAGGATGTTTTGCTGCTCAATGCTGTCCGGAGTGGTAATCTTCATGAAGTGAAAAATCAACTCATCCGAGGTGCAAACCCCGATGCAGTTGATTCTACTGAGACAACGGCGTTAATGTATGCTGCCCAAGCAGGGTACACTGAGATCGCGCGATCGCTGTTGGCTTCGGGGGCGAAGGTTAATTATCAAAGTCAACGTTACCAGTTGACGGCGTTAATGGTTGCTGCTGCTGCTAATAATTTCGATTTGGTGGAGGTTTTGCTGGCGGCTGGGGCGGATGTTAATGCTAAAAATGATGATGGTAGTACGGCTTTAATGATTGCTGCTTATAAAGGCTATCTGCAAGTTGTGGAAATTTTGCTTGCTGGTGGGGCTGATGTCAATATTCAGGATCGAGATGAAGATACAGCCTTGAATTTAGCAGTTCAGGCGAATAAGGTGGAAATTGTCCGGGTTTTACTCTCAGCAGGTGCAGATCCTCATGCAGGTATCGGGAGTTTGGCGATCGCTGTGGGCGAAAGTTATCTTAAATGTTTGGAGGTTTTGCTTGCAGGTGGGGCAAATATTAATTCTACCGATCCTGACAGTCAAACTCCCCTGATGCAAGCGGCTGTTTTGGGGAATTTAACCATAGTCAAGAAGTTAATTTTTGCTGGTGCTGATGTTAATGCTCAAGATCGAGATGGGGAAACGGCTTTATCTCTTGCTGCCGATCGAGGTCATTTGGATGTGATGGAAGCCTTGATCGATGCTGGTGCTAAACTTTACTCGACCGCGCTCATTGCCGCAGCCGCCACAGCACAAGTTGAGATAGTTAATTTCTTACTACAAAAAGGTACAAATGTCAATAGCCAAGATGAAGATGGCGATACAGCTTTGCACATTGCGACAGTGGAAGGTCATTTGGAGGTAGTCGAGGCGTTATTAAATGCAGGTGCAGATGTTAACGTGAGAAACAAGATTAAGGATACGCCCTTGTGGGTAGCGGCATTGCAAGGAAATAGGGCAATTGTCAAAACTTTAGTGCTTCACGGTGCAGATGTCAATGTGGGCGATGGTGGAGAAACACCTTTAACTCTAGCATTTGCAACGGGAGATCTAGAGCTAGTCAAAATTTTACTTGCTGCGGGTGCAGATGTTAATATTCCCCAGTTTGACGGAAAAACCTTATTGATGAAAGCCGCAGATCGGGGTAATTTAGAAGTGATGGAAATGTTGCTAGACGCAGGTGCGGACGTTAACTTAAAGGATAACGCAGGAGCAACAGCTTTAATGTGGGCGAGTCATCGAGGTTATATAAAAGCAGTAGAATTGTTGCTGAAGCGAAAAGAAGTGGATCTCAACAGTAAAAATAAGGGTGGATATAGTGCGATCGCGATCGCCGAATTTAACAAATATCCCCAAGTCGTGAGATTGTTAAAACAAGCCGGGGCTGAAGAGTGA